In one Rugosibacter aromaticivorans genomic region, the following are encoded:
- the mrdA gene encoding penicillin-binding protein 2 has product MEITQDDNALDQFHSRLAVAGGFVLLGFVLLLLRFVWLQIVQYGYYQTRAEDNRISLVPITPSRGLIVDRNNLQLANNYSAYTLEITPAQIDNLERAIDNLATVIDIQPKDRKRFKKLLEESKGFESLPIRSRLTDEEVAKFIARRYRFPGMDVKARLFRHYPKGAFASSTLGYIGRITDRDLEKIEEADQEANYRGTDHFGKTGLEQHYEFELHGVTGFEQVEVDAGGHAVRTLARTAPVPGNNVTLTLDAELQRIAEQAFGDRKGALVAIEPSTGGILALVSMPNYDPNLFVDGIDTQSWKVLNESPDKPMVNRALNGAYPPGSTFKPFMALAALTYGKRTPEQTIFDPGYYTFGNHTFRDDKKGGHGTVDMYRSIVESCDTYYYMLANDLGIDNIARFMAEFGFGSRTGIDIEGESEGILPSTAWKKKRFKNPEQKKWYAGETISIGIGQGYNAYTPIQLAQAVATLANNGIMFRPHLVKFITDSRTGARKLIEPQPLKKIDLNPEHIDVIKQAMVGVNKEGTGARAFAGAEYASAGKTGTAQVFSLKGADYKHHAIKQILRDHALFIAFAPVDSPKIALAVLVENGGFGAQAAAPIARQIFDYYLLGKRPQAPAPVDEAAVERDDE; this is encoded by the coding sequence ATGGAAATCACTCAAGATGACAATGCGCTGGATCAATTCCATTCGCGCCTGGCCGTAGCTGGCGGCTTTGTTTTGCTCGGGTTCGTCTTGCTTTTGCTACGCTTTGTTTGGTTGCAAATTGTTCAATATGGGTATTACCAGACGCGCGCAGAAGACAATCGTATTTCTCTGGTACCCATTACACCTAGTCGTGGCCTGATCGTTGATCGGAATAATCTGCAACTGGCAAATAACTACTCGGCTTACACGCTGGAAATTACACCCGCTCAGATTGATAACCTCGAACGTGCTATTGATAATCTGGCCACCGTGATCGATATTCAGCCCAAAGACCGCAAGCGCTTTAAAAAATTGCTGGAAGAGAGCAAGGGTTTCGAATCGCTGCCTATTCGTTCGCGGTTGACGGATGAAGAGGTTGCAAAATTCATTGCCCGGCGCTATCGGTTTCCCGGCATGGATGTCAAGGCGCGGTTATTTCGACACTATCCTAAGGGGGCCTTTGCCTCTAGTACCCTGGGCTACATCGGACGCATCACGGATCGTGATCTGGAAAAAATCGAAGAAGCTGATCAAGAAGCCAATTATCGTGGCACTGATCACTTTGGTAAAACCGGTCTGGAGCAGCATTACGAATTTGAGCTGCATGGCGTCACGGGTTTTGAGCAAGTCGAAGTGGATGCTGGCGGGCACGCGGTACGTACGCTGGCGCGTACAGCGCCTGTGCCTGGCAACAATGTGACGCTCACCCTGGATGCTGAATTGCAACGTATTGCAGAGCAGGCTTTTGGCGATAGAAAAGGTGCGTTGGTCGCCATAGAGCCCTCAACCGGCGGTATTCTGGCGCTGGTTTCCATGCCAAACTACGACCCGAATTTGTTTGTCGACGGTATTGATACACAAAGCTGGAAAGTGCTGAATGAGTCACCCGATAAACCCATGGTGAATCGGGCGCTCAATGGAGCGTATCCGCCGGGGTCAACCTTCAAACCTTTCATGGCACTGGCTGCGCTCACGTATGGCAAACGCACACCAGAACAAACAATTTTCGACCCGGGCTATTACACGTTTGGCAACCATACTTTCCGCGATGATAAAAAGGGTGGCCACGGCACGGTAGATATGTATAGGTCCATCGTCGAATCGTGCGATACCTATTACTACATGCTGGCCAATGACTTGGGCATAGATAATATTGCACGCTTCATGGCCGAGTTCGGGTTCGGTAGCCGCACAGGTATTGATATCGAAGGAGAGTCGGAAGGTATTTTGCCCTCAACAGCCTGGAAGAAAAAACGCTTCAAAAACCCCGAACAAAAGAAATGGTATGCCGGTGAAACCATCTCCATCGGCATCGGTCAAGGCTACAACGCCTATACACCGATCCAGCTTGCGCAGGCGGTCGCGACGCTGGCCAACAATGGCATTATGTTTCGCCCGCATTTGGTCAAATTTATTACCGATAGCCGCACCGGCGCGCGCAAATTGATCGAACCGCAGCCATTGAAGAAAATCGACTTGAACCCTGAGCATATTGACGTCATCAAGCAGGCTATGGTCGGTGTCAACAAAGAAGGCACTGGCGCGCGCGCGTTTGCGGGTGCGGAATATGCGTCCGCAGGCAAGACCGGCACGGCCCAGGTTTTTTCGCTTAAAGGTGCAGATTACAAACATCATGCAATCAAGCAGATACTGCGCGACCATGCCTTGTTCATTGCCTTTGCGCCGGTAGATTCGCCTAAAATTGCGTTGGCTGTTCTCGTCGAAAATGGTGGCTTTGGCGCCCAGGCTGCCGCGCCAATTGCGCGTCAGATATTTGATTACTACCTTCTGGGCAAACGGCCACAAGCACCTGCGCCTGTGGATGAAGCCGCGGTCGAAAGAGACGACGAATGA
- the rodA gene encoding rod shape-determining protein RodA: MKQVFHLKVRAWWQRLIAPLDWPLLGICGLLLLLAVGVMGSASPERIGSQLTNMTLALVIMRFVAGLPPQRLASVAVPVYLIGIGLLIAVALFGDISKGARRWLNLGFMRVQPSEIMKIAMPLLLAWFFHQRTTRLRLFDFFIAALLLLVPVGLIMRQPDLGTAVLVLAAGFYVIFFAGLSWKILAGMALTALAAAPVAWSFLHDYQRNRILTLLDPEKDPLGKGFHIIQSTIAIGSGGIFGKGWREGTQAQLEFIPEHHTDFIFAVFAEEFGLLGNVVLLTLYGFLIGRGFMIAAQATSLFGRLLAGSITMIFFTYAFVNIGMVSGLLPVVGVPLPLVSYGGTSLVTLFIGIGILMSIHKNRMLVQK, encoded by the coding sequence ATGAAGCAAGTCTTTCATCTTAAGGTACGTGCCTGGTGGCAGCGATTGATCGCTCCGCTGGATTGGCCGCTGCTGGGCATCTGTGGATTGCTTTTATTACTCGCGGTGGGCGTCATGGGGAGCGCCTCACCTGAACGCATCGGCTCGCAATTGACGAATATGACACTGGCATTGGTCATCATGCGCTTTGTGGCCGGATTACCTCCTCAACGACTCGCCAGTGTGGCTGTGCCGGTTTACCTAATTGGCATTGGCTTGTTGATCGCAGTCGCCTTGTTCGGCGACATCTCCAAAGGCGCACGGCGTTGGCTGAATTTAGGGTTTATGCGTGTGCAGCCTTCCGAAATTATGAAAATTGCCATGCCGCTGTTGCTCGCCTGGTTTTTTCATCAGCGCACAACGCGTCTGCGGTTGTTTGACTTCTTTATCGCTGCTCTGCTGTTGTTGGTGCCTGTCGGATTGATCATGCGTCAACCGGATTTGGGCACGGCAGTGCTGGTTTTAGCTGCCGGCTTTTATGTGATTTTCTTTGCCGGGCTGTCATGGAAAATCCTTGCCGGTATGGCGCTCACCGCGCTGGCCGCAGCACCCGTGGCCTGGAGCTTTTTACACGACTATCAACGCAATCGCATCTTGACGCTGCTAGATCCGGAAAAAGATCCGCTCGGCAAAGGTTTTCACATTATTCAATCCACCATCGCAATCGGCTCAGGGGGAATTTTTGGCAAGGGCTGGCGAGAAGGCACGCAAGCGCAACTTGAATTCATACCCGAACACCATACCGATTTTATCTTTGCTGTGTTCGCTGAAGAATTTGGCTTGCTGGGCAACGTAGTACTCCTGACCCTGTATGGCTTTTTGATTGGTCGCGGGTTCATGATCGCGGCCCAAGCCACATCACTCTTTGGCCGTCTGCTAGCTGGGTCGATCACGATGATTTTTTTCACCTATGCCTTTGTCAATATCGGCATGGTCTCCGGTCTTTTGCCGGTGGTCGGTGTACCGCTACCGCTGGTGAGTTACGGTGGCACCTCGTTGGTGACGCTGTTTATCGGTATCGGCATATTGATGTCGATTCACAAAAACCGCATGTTGGTGCAGAAATGA
- a CDS encoding septal ring lytic transglycosylase RlpA family protein → MTKQGGGYYKDDGPGDNPPENIDAIPDAIPRDEPLHRFANKAYSVLGKDYVPLNQRTAYKETGIASWYGRKFHGQKTSSGEPYDMYGMTAAHPTLPIPSYVRVTNQRNGKSVILRVNDRGPFHADRVIDLSWTAAYKLGYLEQGSTQVELESILPKQATAIAISTVPRGEPVTQPIIRSASLNTAAAPLPEMHRTQGYFIQIGAFGNRDNAEALRAHMARELGALGDKLVIDTAGGLFRVQLGPWADAAAAQQAGSQVRESFGMNAIAVQR, encoded by the coding sequence GTGACCAAGCAGGGGGGCGGCTATTACAAAGATGACGGCCCGGGAGATAACCCGCCTGAAAATATTGACGCTATCCCAGATGCCATACCGCGCGATGAACCTTTGCACCGCTTTGCCAACAAAGCATATTCGGTACTGGGAAAAGACTATGTGCCGCTTAACCAACGCACCGCTTACAAAGAAACCGGCATTGCCAGCTGGTATGGTCGTAAATTTCACGGTCAGAAAACCTCTAGCGGCGAACCTTACGATATGTACGGCATGACTGCCGCGCATCCCACGCTGCCAATTCCTTCGTATGTTCGAGTGACTAATCAGCGCAATGGAAAATCGGTGATTCTGCGCGTCAATGATCGCGGCCCGTTTCATGCTGATCGCGTGATTGATCTTTCCTGGACGGCGGCGTACAAACTGGGGTACCTGGAGCAAGGCAGCACCCAAGTCGAACTGGAAAGCATTCTGCCGAAACAGGCAACGGCGATCGCTATTTCAACGGTACCGAGGGGCGAACCGGTTACGCAACCGATAATCCGTAGCGCATCGTTGAACACCGCAGCCGCACCGCTGCCTGAAATGCATCGTACCCAGGGGTATTTCATCCAGATTGGCGCGTTTGGTAATCGTGATAATGCCGAAGCTCTACGGGCCCACATGGCGCGGGAGTTAGGCGCACTCGGTGACAAGCTGGTGATCGATACCGCGGGCGGTTTGTTCCGTGTTCAACTGGGTCCATGGGCAGATGCCGCCGCTGCCCAACAAGCAGGGAGTCAGGTGCGCGAAAGCTTTGGGATGAACGCTATCGCCGTGCAACGGTAA
- a CDS encoding WD40/YVTN/BNR-like repeat-containing protein, translating into MKIKTSTISLACAALLAGLSGCSGEADLTAVQAERAKPIQRSDIMQAIATHGTHVAVGTQSGAVITSADSGKTWARQSLDKPFLASIVDMAACPDGSFLALDFYGRVWSSDVGGQKWASHKLEAPQTGLTISCDKAGAWWVAGTFATIAKSSDQGKTWRVIDNQQDAQITTLRWVNEKRAVAMGEFGLVLRTDDGGETWQKLTPVSPDFYAYDVLFTDENTGWVSGVAGQMRQTKDGGKTWELKDSKAGAPLYRLFLHKGTPYGVGARGTVARLEGDTWQPVTYPDAIPVFLGGGATLEGSDSLLIGGPAGLLRPVLAKQ; encoded by the coding sequence ATGAAAATCAAAACCTCTACGATTAGCTTGGCATGCGCTGCACTGCTTGCCGGCTTGAGTGGCTGCAGCGGCGAAGCGGATCTCACCGCAGTGCAAGCGGAGCGCGCCAAACCCATACAGCGCAGCGATATCATGCAGGCCATCGCAACCCATGGCACCCATGTCGCCGTGGGGACACAAAGCGGCGCGGTCATCACTTCTGCCGATTCAGGTAAAACCTGGGCGCGCCAGTCACTTGATAAACCCTTTTTGGCTTCTATCGTTGATATGGCGGCCTGCCCGGATGGCAGTTTTCTCGCCCTCGATTTTTATGGCCGTGTCTGGAGTAGTGATGTTGGCGGCCAAAAATGGGCTTCGCATAAACTCGAAGCTCCCCAAACTGGCTTGACCATTTCCTGTGACAAAGCTGGTGCCTGGTGGGTTGCGGGTACCTTTGCAACCATTGCTAAAAGTAGTGACCAGGGCAAAACTTGGCGTGTCATTGATAACCAGCAGGATGCACAAATTACCACCCTGCGCTGGGTTAATGAAAAACGTGCCGTTGCCATGGGCGAATTTGGCCTGGTACTGAGAACAGACGACGGCGGCGAAACCTGGCAGAAGCTGACCCCGGTATCCCCTGACTTTTACGCCTATGACGTGTTGTTTACTGACGAAAACACCGGCTGGGTTTCAGGTGTAGCTGGTCAGATGCGGCAAACCAAGGATGGCGGTAAAACCTGGGAGCTTAAAGACAGCAAAGCAGGGGCCCCGCTGTATCGCTTGTTCCTGCACAAAGGTACACCGTATGGCGTCGGTGCTCGTGGCACGGTAGCGCGTCTAGAGGGCGATACTTGGCAGCCGGTAACTTACCCCGATGCGATTCCTGTTTTCCTCGGTGGCGGTGCCACGCTTGAGGGCAGTGACAGCCTGCTCATTGGGGGCCCGGCCGGATTGCTGCGCCCTGTGCTAGCAAAACAATAA
- a CDS encoding efflux RND transporter permease subunit, which produces MVTRVFVGFRDKLTHFLHRGEDWLFANPKIVLAMVGIITAAFAWQVPKLQIYSDFNDLLPQKHPYIQVYNRMKENFGGANSVIMAIEVEKGTIFNEQTLALIHKATQGVDNLPSVNHNLVSSLAHRTVRKVSLSPEGGFVSELYYDSQEPKYTPERLAKLQADILADPAVYGLLVSPDLKAALIRGQLNEGNVNYPKFFTELKALRDSLASPGHKIYVTGNPVLTAWVYTYLPEMVAILAWTAVLLATLLILYYRRLYGIALPLLGIALSTLWGLGFMAAMGINLEPLSLPIPFLIAARAMSHGTQLVSRYYEELDVHKNAALSARKTLEALFRPGSLAIIVDAIGITVLMLGTAPFNTKLGAAAGFWGFSVIFTVHFMIPLALSVLPQPKKTANGNVVVRKALGTFMQYTGGTTTGARVILLVTFLGMAASYAFISRVQIGESEPGSPLLARNHDFNLSTKAINERFPGSEELNIIIRTDEPGGIKKPAVMAAIERFQAHMMSDPSVGGTKALPMVVRVFNRLTHSDDPRWMQTPSTAAESGGLMFAYMASSPIPGALKEFITPEETEANVVFYYKDHKATTISRATAMALEGKKMIEAEVPGVHVELAGGIIGVNAAVNQALHRDHMIIIPTVLLLSFLLVAVYYQSLHAGWLMIFPMLFATAMTYAYMGWKNIGINVNTVPVITVGVGVGIDYAVYFMDRIREEFAHSRDIHKAVINAVATTGYAVSFTAATLIAGVILWIFMSHLRFQSDTAMLLSFMLVVNAVAAMFIVPAWCVVFKPHFVTATEVDGDGVIQEKV; this is translated from the coding sequence ATGGTTACACGAGTATTCGTAGGTTTTCGCGATAAATTGACCCATTTCCTTCATCGCGGCGAGGATTGGCTGTTTGCCAACCCGAAAATTGTTCTTGCAATGGTTGGCATTATTACGGCAGCGTTTGCCTGGCAGGTGCCGAAATTGCAAATTTACAGTGACTTTAATGATCTGCTGCCGCAAAAGCACCCTTACATCCAAGTGTATAACCGGATGAAAGAGAACTTCGGTGGCGCTAATTCGGTCATCATGGCCATTGAAGTTGAAAAAGGTACCATCTTTAACGAACAAACGCTGGCCTTGATTCACAAGGCAACGCAAGGTGTCGATAATTTGCCTAGCGTTAATCACAACTTGGTTAGCTCACTTGCGCATCGCACGGTGCGTAAGGTTTCACTCTCACCAGAGGGTGGGTTTGTTTCAGAGCTTTACTACGATAGCCAGGAGCCAAAATACACACCAGAACGCCTGGCTAAATTACAGGCTGATATTCTGGCTGATCCGGCGGTGTATGGTCTTTTGGTTTCCCCTGACCTTAAAGCAGCGCTGATCCGCGGGCAGCTTAACGAAGGCAATGTCAATTATCCTAAGTTTTTCACCGAGCTGAAAGCTTTGCGCGATTCTTTAGCAAGCCCCGGGCACAAGATTTATGTCACGGGCAACCCGGTACTCACTGCCTGGGTGTACACCTACTTGCCCGAGATGGTTGCAATTCTCGCCTGGACGGCGGTTTTGCTGGCAACGCTGTTGATTCTTTACTATCGTCGTCTCTATGGTATTGCCCTGCCGCTATTGGGCATTGCGCTCTCTACGCTGTGGGGGTTGGGTTTCATGGCGGCGATGGGTATCAATCTCGAGCCCTTGAGTTTGCCGATTCCATTCTTGATTGCCGCTCGTGCCATGTCGCACGGCACCCAGCTCGTTTCGCGGTACTACGAAGAGCTTGATGTGCATAAAAATGCAGCCCTTTCCGCACGCAAAACTCTGGAAGCGCTGTTCCGCCCAGGTTCACTGGCGATTATTGTGGACGCCATCGGGATTACCGTACTGATGCTCGGTACTGCGCCGTTTAACACCAAGTTGGGTGCGGCGGCTGGCTTCTGGGGCTTCTCGGTTATTTTCACCGTGCATTTCATGATTCCGCTGGCTTTGAGCGTATTGCCGCAGCCTAAGAAAACCGCCAACGGTAATGTGGTTGTGCGCAAAGCGCTCGGCACCTTCATGCAGTACACCGGCGGAACTACCACCGGCGCACGTGTGATCCTGCTCGTTACCTTCCTGGGGATGGCGGCTTCTTATGCCTTTATCAGCCGCGTTCAGATTGGTGAATCCGAACCGGGATCGCCGCTGTTAGCGCGCAATCACGACTTTAACCTGTCAACCAAGGCGATTAACGAGCGCTTCCCTGGCTCAGAAGAACTCAATATCATCATCCGCACCGATGAGCCTGGCGGCATTAAAAAACCAGCCGTCATGGCAGCGATTGAACGCTTTCAGGCGCATATGATGAGCGATCCCTCGGTAGGCGGCACCAAGGCATTGCCGATGGTAGTGCGGGTCTTCAACCGCTTGACGCACAGTGATGACCCACGCTGGATGCAAACACCGTCAACCGCCGCAGAAAGTGGCGGCCTCATGTTTGCCTACATGGCCTCAAGCCCTATTCCCGGCGCATTAAAAGAGTTCATCACGCCGGAAGAGACTGAAGCTAACGTCGTCTTTTATTATAAAGATCACAAGGCCACCACCATCAGCCGTGCCACGGCCATGGCGCTCGAAGGCAAGAAGATGATCGAAGCCGAGGTGCCGGGTGTGCATGTAGAGCTTGCTGGCGGCATCATCGGGGTGAACGCAGCGGTTAACCAGGCGTTGCATCGCGATCATATGATCATCATCCCAACCGTGCTGCTGCTTTCTTTCTTGCTGGTTGCTGTGTATTACCAGTCGCTGCACGCTGGCTGGCTGATGATATTCCCCATGCTGTTTGCCACCGCCATGACCTACGCCTATATGGGCTGGAAAAATATTGGCATCAACGTGAATACGGTGCCAGTAATTACTGTGGGCGTTGGGGTGGGTATCGATTACGCGGTGTACTTCATGGATCGTATTCGTGAGGAATTCGCCCATTCACGCGATATTCATAAAGCCGTGATCAATGCAGTTGCCACCACCGGTTATGCGGTGAGCTTTACGGCCGCCACGCTCATTGCTGGCGTGATTCTGTGGATCTTCATGTCGCATCTGCGCTTTCAGTCAGATACAGCCATGTTGCTGTCGTTCATGCTAGTTGTGAATGCGGTAGCCGCCATGTTTATTGTGCCTGCTTGGTGTGTTGTATTTAAACCGCATTTTGTGACAGCCACCGAAGTGGATGGTGACGGTGTGATTCAAGAGAAGGTATAA
- a CDS encoding DUF1302 domain-containing protein, whose amino-acid sequence MHKQKRGSLLRQTATMLSLCLAAATLVPPAHAEDSLPALGESSSPWKVDVFYENATYFRGKDNTGDRVGLSKFRNTLQAEADKKLSDGWAFHGIFRGTFDGVYRLNKDEYGENAGGAVALESSAAPLLGAPSSMTPYGQGTVNNATAAGLLGLTNNVFGFNSTTPGVIANPATPLNPAALIPLAYSPNQGLRLMFDRWATNPNGVQVAVPVRPCNVDSRGCVDFGGYGDKKQSELEAPEFNNKLDFIREFYVKKTYDLDDGKQVFVKLGKQQVVWGRTDLFRVLDVINPVDFSRNSIYDELQDIRIPMWILQAEYRMGASDTFQDRNISVVWNFDQFRPNNLGQCGTPNVALDAGCILRGFKTLWDYGGTVGNFANVVPPTPGLPSGAGNGAFLSTDFGPHTIGIRNVELPDWSFKNTQLGIKWEGVTANGVSFSLNGLTYRSQLPSLHMFNTGAINPFTGAIVDTSNLIAFDLVYPRVSLLGGSADFQIPEASLAVRLEAALTHGEEFGNSAQASGYSKNRVFRSVIGLDRPTMISWINETEATLISGQLFYQHIFDHELYDRPYGKVGMGDWANNFIGTMLIRASLWNARLNPQIVLARDFKAHAFAVAPSVSYRYSDNLTMSVGANFKFLADDKRLYVADQRDSGSFLPYGQYPGQTGPGAFGLSGLVPGGAFRAGPIGAAWREDEIQFNLKYKF is encoded by the coding sequence ATGCACAAGCAGAAACGGGGAAGTCTTCTCCGCCAAACAGCGACCATGCTGTCGTTATGCCTGGCCGCCGCCACGCTGGTTCCACCCGCACACGCGGAAGACAGCCTGCCCGCGCTGGGCGAAAGTTCCAGCCCGTGGAAGGTGGATGTTTTTTATGAAAATGCCACGTATTTCCGAGGAAAAGACAACACCGGCGACCGGGTCGGTCTTTCCAAGTTCCGCAATACCCTGCAAGCAGAAGCCGATAAGAAACTGTCCGATGGTTGGGCATTTCATGGCATCTTCAGGGGCACTTTTGATGGGGTGTATCGGTTAAACAAAGATGAATATGGCGAAAATGCAGGCGGTGCAGTGGCGTTGGAAAGCTCTGCTGCGCCACTGCTGGGCGCCCCTTCTTCAATGACGCCTTATGGTCAAGGGACTGTAAACAACGCGACAGCAGCAGGTTTACTGGGGCTGACAAACAACGTGTTTGGCTTTAACTCAACGACACCCGGTGTCATTGCCAACCCCGCAACACCACTTAATCCAGCGGCACTTATTCCTTTAGCCTATAGCCCGAATCAGGGTTTGCGCTTGATGTTTGACCGCTGGGCAACCAACCCCAATGGGGTCCAAGTGGCTGTGCCCGTTCGGCCGTGTAATGTCGATAGTCGCGGTTGCGTCGACTTTGGCGGCTATGGCGACAAAAAACAGAGCGAGCTGGAAGCGCCCGAGTTCAATAATAAGCTCGACTTCATTCGCGAGTTTTATGTCAAAAAAACCTATGACCTGGACGATGGCAAACAAGTGTTTGTGAAACTCGGTAAGCAGCAGGTGGTGTGGGGGCGTACCGACTTGTTCCGCGTGCTGGATGTCATCAATCCGGTCGACTTTTCGCGCAACAGCATCTATGACGAACTGCAAGACATCCGCATTCCAATGTGGATTTTGCAAGCGGAATATCGCATGGGTGCAAGCGATACCTTCCAGGATCGTAATATCTCGGTGGTGTGGAACTTTGATCAGTTCCGTCCGAATAACCTGGGTCAATGCGGCACACCCAATGTGGCGCTGGATGCCGGTTGTATCCTGCGTGGGTTCAAGACTCTGTGGGATTACGGTGGCACGGTCGGCAACTTTGCCAATGTCGTTCCGCCGACGCCCGGATTGCCGAGTGGCGCGGGCAATGGCGCCTTCTTGTCGACAGACTTTGGCCCGCACACCATTGGTATTCGCAATGTCGAGCTGCCCGACTGGTCGTTTAAAAACACCCAACTGGGTATTAAATGGGAAGGCGTCACTGCCAATGGCGTGAGCTTCTCGCTCAATGGACTGACGTATCGCTCACAATTGCCCAGCCTGCATATGTTTAACACCGGGGCAATCAATCCATTCACGGGCGCCATCGTTGACACATCCAACCTGATTGCGTTTGATCTGGTCTATCCCCGCGTCAGCTTGCTCGGTGGTTCGGCCGACTTCCAGATTCCGGAAGCCAGTCTGGCCGTGCGTCTGGAAGCGGCGCTGACCCATGGTGAAGAGTTTGGTAATTCGGCGCAGGCTTCGGGTTATTCCAAAAACCGCGTGTTCCGTTCGGTCATTGGTCTGGATCGACCGACCATGATTTCATGGATCAATGAAACCGAAGCCACACTGATTTCTGGTCAGCTCTTTTACCAGCATATTTTTGACCACGAGCTATATGATCGCCCCTATGGAAAAGTAGGCATGGGCGACTGGGCGAACAACTTCATTGGCACAATGCTTATCCGCGCCTCGCTGTGGAACGCGCGTCTGAACCCGCAAATCGTGTTGGCGCGTGACTTCAAAGCCCATGCGTTTGCGGTGGCACCGTCTGTCTCGTACCGTTATTCGGACAATCTGACAATGAGCGTTGGGGCGAATTTCAAATTCCTGGCGGACGACAAGCGGCTATATGTTGCCGACCAGCGGGATTCCGGCTCATTCCTGCCTTATGGTCAATACCCTGGCCAAACAGGCCCGGGTGCCTTTGGTCTCAGCGGTCTTGTGCCGGGCGGCGCTTTCCGTGCGGGCCCGATTGGTGCCGCATGGAGAGAAGACGAAATCCAATTCAACTTGAAATACAAGTTCTGA
- a CDS encoding DUF1329 domain-containing protein, whose product MKIKANTRTLKIVAACAAALLVQSAHAITDAELDEAFFPYKKGFPTFPGLKPGIVINKGNVDQFKEILSPAHYKLIKDGWFEMPIGETFDMPLPKPYMEATKLYTDKVKLGTTIEGFVAGRPFPQQPSKSDPRAGEKLAWNFKYALNWGDGGIIYPFYWQYINANTGAIERTIKFQFNFLNFMHRTSNPPIPNITPNPSALYRGTYVKVFEPLDLKNTQLLLQAYEDDTKRTDAYLYLGFQRRVRRLATGQTTDSFLGSDLMIEDFEGYNGRVSDYKWKFIETKNALMPYYKHNQMKMDPNFKDPDGYGYIGATGKGKCMPDVIWQLRKVHVLEGRPIDTGHPISKRIIYLDAQIMTPSISTVYDRKGDVWKAFTIGKAHPDFHLPINKGSGIPLDDSGSMIDLQSNHCTMIRFRGEIDPAKNPASIFQVQNLRGGD is encoded by the coding sequence ATGAAGATCAAAGCAAACACGCGCACATTAAAAATTGTGGCTGCCTGCGCTGCCGCATTGCTCGTCCAATCAGCGCATGCCATTACGGATGCCGAGCTGGACGAAGCGTTCTTCCCCTACAAAAAAGGCTTCCCGACTTTCCCGGGCCTTAAGCCTGGCATAGTCATTAACAAAGGCAATGTGGATCAGTTCAAAGAAATTTTGAGCCCGGCGCATTACAAATTGATCAAAGACGGCTGGTTTGAAATGCCCATCGGTGAAACCTTTGATATGCCGCTGCCCAAGCCATATATGGAAGCCACAAAACTATATACGGACAAGGTCAAGCTGGGCACAACGATTGAAGGTTTTGTCGCTGGACGCCCCTTCCCGCAGCAACCTTCAAAATCGGACCCGAGGGCGGGTGAAAAACTGGCCTGGAATTTTAAATATGCCTTGAACTGGGGTGATGGTGGAATTATCTATCCATTCTACTGGCAATATATCAATGCCAATACGGGCGCGATCGAGCGCACCATCAAGTTCCAGTTCAACTTCCTCAACTTCATGCACCGCACGTCTAACCCGCCGATTCCGAATATCACCCCGAACCCTTCGGCGCTGTATCGCGGCACCTATGTCAAGGTATTCGAGCCACTGGATCTGAAAAATACCCAATTGTTGCTGCAAGCCTATGAAGATGACACCAAGCGTACGGATGCTTATCTGTACCTGGGCTTCCAGCGTCGCGTACGCCGCTTGGCTACGGGTCAGACGACCGACTCGTTCCTGGGGTCTGATCTGATGATCGAGGACTTCGAAGGCTACAACGGCCGCGTATCTGATTACAAGTGGAAATTTATCGAAACCAAAAATGCGCTGATGCCGTATTACAAACATAACCAGATGAAGATGGATCCTAACTTCAAGGATCCGGATGGTTATGGCTATATCGGGGCGACCGGCAAGGGCAAATGCATGCCGGATGTGATCTGGCAGTTACGCAAGGTGCATGTGCTCGAAGGCCGGCCAATAGATACGGGCCACCCCATCAGCAAGCGCATTATTTATCTTGATGCGCAGATCATGACCCCGTCGATTTCAACCGTATATGATCGCAAGGGTGATGTCTGGAAAGCATTTACGATTGGCAAGGCGCACCCCGATTTCCATTTGCCGATCAACAAAGGGTCGGGTATTCCGCTGGATGATTCAGGCTCTATGATAGATTTGCAATCCAACCACTGCACCATGATTCGTTTCCGCGGTGAAATTGATCCGGCTAAAAACCCGGCAAGCATTTTCCAAGTGCAAAATCTGCGCGGCGGAGACTAA